One part of the Solanum dulcamara chromosome 3, daSolDulc1.2, whole genome shotgun sequence genome encodes these proteins:
- the LOC129882830 gene encoding probable transmembrane GTPase FZO-like, chloroplastic isoform X1 yields MVSLQTPYSTVRSPPCPLFTHPRGRQCFHLRSRRHLANSSVYSSGYNVKLAISSLNRPEQTPRTLFPGGFKRPEIKVPGLALKLSCEDVLRDEKVIDEIDQAISGRVDVVVLSDDGASGGKLYEAACLLKSLIKGRAYLLIDGRVDIAAAVSASGVLLSDQDLPAIVARNTMMDSKSEELVVLPLVARIVQTPTAAVDASNSEGADFLIYEVGVNSEPEELVSSVFEHVKIPVFVTIGSLGDRKLFNEASNLLESGASGIVISMEDLRSLSDDDFGKLFYSSYALKKKTEEKSQSNSQLIPDLGNGFPGRKGVAGFIDLRDREQQLLEKERLVLRDTINVIEKAAPMMEEMSLLKDAVSQLDEPFLLVIVGEFNSGKSTFINALLGKKYLKDGVVPTTNEITFLRYSDVDESQRCERHPDGQYVCYLPASVLEEMIIVDTPGTNVILQRQQRLTEEFVPRADLLLFVMSADRPLTESEVSFLRYTQQWSKKVVFVLNKADIYKNKGELEEAIAFIKENTRKLLNTESVTLYPVSARLTLESKLSTFDGAFTQNNGSSNNDSHWKTKSFYELEKYLSSFLDSSTSTGIERMKLKLETPIAIAEQLLLACQGFVRQECQQAKQDLLFVEDLVNSVEDCTKKLEVDSILWKRQVLSLINSAQARVVRLVESTLQLSNVDLVASYIFRGEKSAQMPAIISVQNDILGQSVLEGQNLLGEYTKWLQSKRDQEVQFYKQSFEERWTSLVPSDQIELGTAGVLVRKSEVGIKVIEDFSAAAASKLLESDIREVFLGTFGGLGAAGLSASLLTSVLQTTLEDLLALGLCSAGGLLAVSNFSSRRQKVVDKVKRTADGLARELEEAMQKDLLETTRNVEDFVKLIGKPYQVRAQNRLDELLATAEELTIIEKKLKSLRIDIQNLHVS; encoded by the exons ATGGTATCTCTACAAACTCCATACTCGACCGTCCGCTCTCCTCCGTGCCCTCTCTTTACCCACCCTAGGGGACGCCAGTGTTTCCATTTACGCAGTCGCCGACACTTGGCCAATAGCTCCGTGTACTCCTCTGGATATAATGTCAAGCTCGCAATAAGCAGTCTAAACCGACCCGAGCAAACTCCTAGAACGCTTTTCCCTGGTGGATTTAAGAGGCCGGAGATCAAAGTGCCGGGTTTAGCGCTAAAGCTGAGCTGCGAAGATGTATTGAGAGATGAGAAAGTTATCGATGAGATAGACCAGGCGATTTCGGGTCGGGTTGACGTTGTGGTGCTCAGTGACGATGGAGCAAGCGGCGGGAAGTTGTACGAGGCTGCGTGTTTGTTGAAGTCTCTAATTAAAGGCAGGGCTTACTTGTTGATCGATGGACGTGTCGATATTGCCGCCGCAGTTAGTGCCAGCGGTGTTTTGCTCTCTGATCAAG ATCTTCCTGCTATCGTGGCCAGAAACACAATGATGGATTCAAAATCTGAAGAGTTAGTGGTTCTTCCTTTGGTAGCAAGAATTGTACAAACACCTACCGCTGCAGTAGATGCCTCGAACTCTGAAGGAgctgattttcttatatatGAAGTGGGTGTCAATAGTGAACCTGAGGAGCTGGTGAGCTCTGTATTTGAGCATGTGAAAATTCCTGTTTTTGTCACAATTGGTTCACTTGGGGATCGAAAGTTGTTCAATGAAGCATCAAATTTACTTGAATCAGGAGCTAGTGGAATAGTTATTTCGATGGAAGATTTGAGGTCTCTGAGTGATGATGATTTTGGCAAACTGTTTTACAGTTCATATGCTTTGAAGAAGAAAACGGAGGAAAAATCTCAAAGTAACAGTCAGCTTATTCCGGACTTGGGGAATGGCTTTCCTGGTAGGAAGGGGGTGGCTGGATTTATAGACTTACGAGATAGAGAACAACAATTGCTGGAAAAAGAGAGACTGGTTTTGCGCGATACCATAAATGTTATTGAGAAAGCTGCTCCAATG ATGGAGGAGATGTCACTTCTCAAAGATGCTGTTTCTCAACTTGATGAACCATTCTTACTGGTTATAGTG GGAGAATTCAATTCTGGAAAATCCACTTTCATCAATGCTCTTCTTGGgaaaaagtatttgaaagaTGGGGTTGTTCCTACAACCAATGAGATCACCTTTTTGCGCTATTCGGATGTTGATGAGTCGCAGCGTTGTGAAAGGCATCCAGATGGTCAATATGTTTGTTACTTGCCGGCTTCAGTTCTTGAAGAA ATGATTATTGTTGATACCCCAGGAACGAATGTGATTCTTCAAAGGCAACAAAGGCTGACAGAGGAATTTGTGCCTCGTGCAGATCTGCTTCTTTTTGTCATGTCTGCTGATCGACCATTAACTGAAAGTGAG GTTAGTTTTCTGCGTTACACTCAGCAGTGGAGTAAAAAGGTCGTGTTTGTGCTGAACAAGGCTGACATATACAAGAATAAGGGCGAG TTGGAGGAGGCCATTGCCTTTATCAAAGAAAATACACGGAAATTGCTGAATACAGAATCCGTAACACTGTATCCAGTATCTGCACGGCTCACTCTTGAATCAAAGCTTTCTACTTTTGATGGCGCCTTTACTCAAAACAATGGGAGTTCAAATAATGATTCTCACTGGAAAACCAAGAGCTTCTATGAGCTTGAGAAGTACTTGTCTAGCTTTTTGGATTCATCTACAAGTACCGGAATCGAGAGAATGAAGCTGAAACTTGAAACTCCAATTGCCATTGCAGAACAACTACTTTTAGCTTGTCAAGGATTTGTGAGACAAGAATGCCAGCAAGCAAAACAAGACTTGCTGTTTGTTGAAGATCTTGTCAATAGTGTAGAAGATTGCACAAAGAAGCTGGAAGTTGATAGCATTTTGTGGAAGAGGCAGGTTCTATCTCTG ATAAACTCTGCTCAAGCACGTGTTGTCCGGCTTGTAGAATCAACGTTACAACTGTCAAATGTTGATCTTGTCGCTTCATATATATTCAGAGGAGAAAAATCTGCTCAAATGCCAGCCATCATTAGTGTCCAAAATGACATACTTGGTCAATCGGTTCTTGAAGGACAA AACCTTCTCGGGGAGTACACTAAGTGGTTACAGTCAAAGAGGGACCAGGAAGTACAATTTTATAAGCAGTCTTTTGAGGAAAGATGGACCTCATTGGTTCCGTCTGACCAGATTGAGTTAGGCACAGCTGGTGTGCTGGTGAGAAAATCTGAAGTTGGCATAAAAGTCATAGAGGATTTCAGTGCTGCAGCTGCTTCAAAATTGCTTGAGAGTGATATTCGTGAAGTG TTCTTGGGTACTTTTGGTGGTCTTGGAGCAGCTGGTTTATCAGCGTCACTTCTGACATCTGTTCTTCAAACCACATTAGAGGATCTCCTTGCGCTTGGCCTTTGTTCTGCTGGCGG TTTATTAGCGGTCTCCAACTTCTCATCACGGAGGCAGAAAGTGGTAGATAAAGTAAAGAGGACTGCTGATGGCCTTGCACGTGAACTCGAAGAGGCTATGCAGAAGGATCTCTTGGAGACAACTAGGAATGTGGAGGACTTTGTAAAACTCATCGGCAAGCCATATCAAGTTAGAGCTCAAAACAGACTGGATGAACTCTTGGCGACTGCAGAAGAATTGACAATTATTGAGAAGAAACTGAAATCCTTGCGAATTGACATCCAAAATCTCCATGTTTCATAA
- the LOC129882830 gene encoding probable transmembrane GTPase FZO-like, chloroplastic isoform X2, whose product MMDSKSEELVVLPLVARIVQTPTAAVDASNSEGADFLIYEVGVNSEPEELVSSVFEHVKIPVFVTIGSLGDRKLFNEASNLLESGASGIVISMEDLRSLSDDDFGKLFYSSYALKKKTEEKSQSNSQLIPDLGNGFPGRKGVAGFIDLRDREQQLLEKERLVLRDTINVIEKAAPMMEEMSLLKDAVSQLDEPFLLVIVGEFNSGKSTFINALLGKKYLKDGVVPTTNEITFLRYSDVDESQRCERHPDGQYVCYLPASVLEEMIIVDTPGTNVILQRQQRLTEEFVPRADLLLFVMSADRPLTESEVSFLRYTQQWSKKVVFVLNKADIYKNKGELEEAIAFIKENTRKLLNTESVTLYPVSARLTLESKLSTFDGAFTQNNGSSNNDSHWKTKSFYELEKYLSSFLDSSTSTGIERMKLKLETPIAIAEQLLLACQGFVRQECQQAKQDLLFVEDLVNSVEDCTKKLEVDSILWKRQVLSLINSAQARVVRLVESTLQLSNVDLVASYIFRGEKSAQMPAIISVQNDILGQSVLEGQNLLGEYTKWLQSKRDQEVQFYKQSFEERWTSLVPSDQIELGTAGVLVRKSEVGIKVIEDFSAAAASKLLESDIREVFLGTFGGLGAAGLSASLLTSVLQTTLEDLLALGLCSAGGLLAVSNFSSRRQKVVDKVKRTADGLARELEEAMQKDLLETTRNVEDFVKLIGKPYQVRAQNRLDELLATAEELTIIEKKLKSLRIDIQNLHVS is encoded by the exons ATGATGGATTCAAAATCTGAAGAGTTAGTGGTTCTTCCTTTGGTAGCAAGAATTGTACAAACACCTACCGCTGCAGTAGATGCCTCGAACTCTGAAGGAgctgattttcttatatatGAAGTGGGTGTCAATAGTGAACCTGAGGAGCTGGTGAGCTCTGTATTTGAGCATGTGAAAATTCCTGTTTTTGTCACAATTGGTTCACTTGGGGATCGAAAGTTGTTCAATGAAGCATCAAATTTACTTGAATCAGGAGCTAGTGGAATAGTTATTTCGATGGAAGATTTGAGGTCTCTGAGTGATGATGATTTTGGCAAACTGTTTTACAGTTCATATGCTTTGAAGAAGAAAACGGAGGAAAAATCTCAAAGTAACAGTCAGCTTATTCCGGACTTGGGGAATGGCTTTCCTGGTAGGAAGGGGGTGGCTGGATTTATAGACTTACGAGATAGAGAACAACAATTGCTGGAAAAAGAGAGACTGGTTTTGCGCGATACCATAAATGTTATTGAGAAAGCTGCTCCAATG ATGGAGGAGATGTCACTTCTCAAAGATGCTGTTTCTCAACTTGATGAACCATTCTTACTGGTTATAGTG GGAGAATTCAATTCTGGAAAATCCACTTTCATCAATGCTCTTCTTGGgaaaaagtatttgaaagaTGGGGTTGTTCCTACAACCAATGAGATCACCTTTTTGCGCTATTCGGATGTTGATGAGTCGCAGCGTTGTGAAAGGCATCCAGATGGTCAATATGTTTGTTACTTGCCGGCTTCAGTTCTTGAAGAA ATGATTATTGTTGATACCCCAGGAACGAATGTGATTCTTCAAAGGCAACAAAGGCTGACAGAGGAATTTGTGCCTCGTGCAGATCTGCTTCTTTTTGTCATGTCTGCTGATCGACCATTAACTGAAAGTGAG GTTAGTTTTCTGCGTTACACTCAGCAGTGGAGTAAAAAGGTCGTGTTTGTGCTGAACAAGGCTGACATATACAAGAATAAGGGCGAG TTGGAGGAGGCCATTGCCTTTATCAAAGAAAATACACGGAAATTGCTGAATACAGAATCCGTAACACTGTATCCAGTATCTGCACGGCTCACTCTTGAATCAAAGCTTTCTACTTTTGATGGCGCCTTTACTCAAAACAATGGGAGTTCAAATAATGATTCTCACTGGAAAACCAAGAGCTTCTATGAGCTTGAGAAGTACTTGTCTAGCTTTTTGGATTCATCTACAAGTACCGGAATCGAGAGAATGAAGCTGAAACTTGAAACTCCAATTGCCATTGCAGAACAACTACTTTTAGCTTGTCAAGGATTTGTGAGACAAGAATGCCAGCAAGCAAAACAAGACTTGCTGTTTGTTGAAGATCTTGTCAATAGTGTAGAAGATTGCACAAAGAAGCTGGAAGTTGATAGCATTTTGTGGAAGAGGCAGGTTCTATCTCTG ATAAACTCTGCTCAAGCACGTGTTGTCCGGCTTGTAGAATCAACGTTACAACTGTCAAATGTTGATCTTGTCGCTTCATATATATTCAGAGGAGAAAAATCTGCTCAAATGCCAGCCATCATTAGTGTCCAAAATGACATACTTGGTCAATCGGTTCTTGAAGGACAA AACCTTCTCGGGGAGTACACTAAGTGGTTACAGTCAAAGAGGGACCAGGAAGTACAATTTTATAAGCAGTCTTTTGAGGAAAGATGGACCTCATTGGTTCCGTCTGACCAGATTGAGTTAGGCACAGCTGGTGTGCTGGTGAGAAAATCTGAAGTTGGCATAAAAGTCATAGAGGATTTCAGTGCTGCAGCTGCTTCAAAATTGCTTGAGAGTGATATTCGTGAAGTG TTCTTGGGTACTTTTGGTGGTCTTGGAGCAGCTGGTTTATCAGCGTCACTTCTGACATCTGTTCTTCAAACCACATTAGAGGATCTCCTTGCGCTTGGCCTTTGTTCTGCTGGCGG TTTATTAGCGGTCTCCAACTTCTCATCACGGAGGCAGAAAGTGGTAGATAAAGTAAAGAGGACTGCTGATGGCCTTGCACGTGAACTCGAAGAGGCTATGCAGAAGGATCTCTTGGAGACAACTAGGAATGTGGAGGACTTTGTAAAACTCATCGGCAAGCCATATCAAGTTAGAGCTCAAAACAGACTGGATGAACTCTTGGCGACTGCAGAAGAATTGACAATTATTGAGAAGAAACTGAAATCCTTGCGAATTGACATCCAAAATCTCCATGTTTCATAA